In Acomys russatus chromosome 26, mAcoRus1.1, whole genome shotgun sequence, a genomic segment contains:
- the Ccl17 gene encoding C-C motif chemokine 17, whose translation MMSLQMLLLAALLLGTSLQHASAARATNVGRECCLEYFKGAIPIRKLVTWYRTSLECPRDAIVFVTVQDRLICSDPKDKHVKKAIRYLRSLEQ comes from the exons ATGATGTCACTTCAgatgctgctcctggctgccctGCTTCTGGGGACCTCACTGCAGCATGCCAGCGCTG CCCGAGCCACCAATGTAGGCCGAGAGTGCTGCCTGGAGTACTTCAAGGGGGCCATTCCCATCAGGAAGCTGGTGACATGGTACAGGACCTCACTTGAGTGTCCTAGGGATGCCATCGT GTTTGTGACTGTCCAGGACAGGCTCATCTGTTCAGACCCCAAAGACAAGCACGTGAAGAAGGCCATCAGATACCTGAGAAGCCTAGAGCAGTAG
- the LOC127209069 gene encoding gamma-aminobutyric acid receptor-associated protein, giving the protein MKFVYKEEHPFEKRRSEGEKIRKKYPDRVPVIVEKAPKARIGDLDKKKYLVPSDLTVGQFYFLIRKRIHLRAEDALFFFVNNVIPPTSATMGQLYQEHHEEDFFLYIAYSDESVYGL; this is encoded by the coding sequence ATGAAGTTCGTGTACAAAGAGGAGCATCCGTTCGAGAAGCGCCGCTCTGAGGGCGAGAAAATCCGAAAGAAATATCCAGACCGGGTCCCGGTGATTGTGGAAAAAGCCCCCAAAGCTCGGATAGGAGATCTGGACAAAAAGAAATACCTGGTGCCTTCTGATCTTACAGTTGGTCAGTTCTACTTCCTGATCCGGAAGCGAATTCATCTCCGTGCTGAGGACGCCTTGTTCTTCTTTGTCAACAATGTCATTCCGCCCACCAGCGCCACGATGGGCCAGTTATACCAGGAACACCATGAAGAAGACTTCTTTCTGTACATTGCCTACAGTGATGAGAGCGTCTACGGTCTGTGA